The following DNA comes from Synechocystis sp. PCC 7509.
CATGTGCATCAGCCAGGTACAACCAAAGCAGAAGCACTTAGAAAAGCTCAGTTAAGTTTAATTTCTATTCCTAACAGTCATCCTGTCAAATGGTCTAGCTTTATCTTGGTCAATAATTAAAACAAAGGACAAATTAAATCTCCTTAGTTAGTTTGATAGCGCAACTCCATTACCAAGTTGGAGGGAATCTTTCGACAGACTTAAGCTTAATCAGGTTTCAAAATTTTGGTTTTTAATTTTTTATAGGCTAATTGCAAATTAAAGTAAATTACTACGGAAAACCCAATATGGCAGCGAATAATACCGAATTTACACTCCACGAGCAATCACAAAACTGGGAAAATTTTTGCCAGTACCACTTGGGTGATTGGTATGGAATTTGGACTAGATACTCTGCTAATGGAAAAGCAATTGAATCTTTTAAATGCGTGAGGTGCTTTCATCTAAGCGAAGATGGAAGCACTGTTCATCACCATAATGACTACACTTATGCTGATGGCAAAACTGAATCAAAAATCTTCGGTCCCTATAAAAAAACAATTACAACACCGCTATTTTTACACAATAGTTTTTCCTGGGGATCTACGGCAGTAAAATCATCGGTTCCTTTTGGTTTTGAAATTGGTTTTAGGCATGAGAATAAAGGGGCAAGTGCTGCTGTAATGTACGATAGCAACGGTGCATTGCAGCGTATAACAATCAGTCCTGAATACCTTGGAGACTTTGCTGAAGAATTTTTTCCATTTCTAGCTAATGAACTAAAAGGTAATTGGCAAGGAGTTCTTGAATCAATGACACATGATTTAAAAATTTTGAACTCAGAAGTAAGTCAATGGAAAAAGCTGGAGGATTTAAGCGAACATCAGTACACATTACACTTTCCTGGGGGCGTTTCCGTTAGTTGTCCAAAGCAAGTCGAGGATGGAAAAGAGATGATGTTTGTAGTAGACTTCCTTGTAAATCCTACTCTACTCCAACGTGGCATTAGGCATTTCAAAAAATCTGGTTTTGAAATTTTTACCCTAGAAACTTTTACTCTTGATTAATGAACAGATTACGAATACTTTCCTTTAAAATTTTTAAGTATAGTATTTTATTCTATACATTAGTTCCTTTATCTGTTGCAGGACAAATAGTGCCTGATGTAACTTTGCCTGTAAGTTCTTCTATCACAAATCAGGATCAATCTATCATCATTGAAGGAGGTAATAAAAGTGGAAGCAATTTGTTTCATAGTTTTGAAGAATTTTCTGTTCCTACTGGTAGTACAGTCTATTTTAATAATTCTCTAGACGTTCAAAACATTTTTAGCCGCGTAACAGGCTCGTCAATCTCCAATATTGACGGATTAATTCAAGCTAATGGCACAGCTAACTTATTTTTAATCAATCCTAATGGAACGATTTTTGGTCCTAATGCTTCATTAAATATTGGAGGATCTTTTCTCGCAAGTACGGCAAGTCATATTCAATTCGCTGATGGCACACAATTTAGTGCTAAAAGTTCTATGGCGACACCATTATTAACAATAAGTGTACCTATTGGACTAGGCTTGAGTAGTGGGTCGAACGGTGAGATCAAGGTTCAAGGTTCAAGCAGGAGTTTAGTTGATTTAACAACAACATTTGCACGGCTTACTGAAGCAGATAGGGTTACTGGTCTACAAGTGCAGCCGGGAAAAACTTTAGCTTTAGTAGGAGGAAATGTAGTTTTGGAAGGTGGTACTTTGACAGCACAAGGAGGAAGAGTTGAAATAGGTAGTGTTGACTCTGGCTTAGTCAAACTCAACTCCACTCCTGAAGGATGGTCGTTAGGTTACGAAGGTGTTTCTACATTCAAGAACATTCAGCTATCTCAAAGTGCTTTAGTAGATGCTAGTGGTAATGGTGGTGGTTTTGTTCAAGTTCAAGGTTCAGGCGTGAAGCTTACGGACGGTTCCGTTATACTAATTCAAAATCAAGGTTCGCAGCCGTCAGGAAACTTAAGTGTTAATGCGACAGAGTTTTTAGAATTAAGTGGAGCTTCTACAAATGGCGGTGTTCCCACTACGATAAGAACACAACCAATAAGTAGTGGAAATGGAGGAGATATTGTAGTTCGCACTGGACGTTTGCTAGTTCAAGATGGGGCGGGAATCAACAGTATAACTTATGGTTCTGGAAAAGGAGGTAATCTAAGTATCAATGTCTCTGATGCTACAGATGTACTTGGGTATTCCCCCATCCGCCCTAGTTTTAATAGTAACATTGCCGCTTACGCTTTTGGTGTAGGAAATGCAGGAAGTGTCACGGTATCAACCGAGGACTTAACTATTACTAATGGGGGAGCAGTTAACTCATCAACTTTGGGCATTGGTAAAGGTGGTAGTGTTGCCCTGAATATAGGTAATTCAGTAAAATTAACTGGCGCAAATCCTGGAACTTTTGCACCTAGCCTTATAGGAGCTTCAGCTTTTAATGTTGGAGATGCTGGTACTTTAATAATCAATACCTCAAAGTTAATAATTGAGGATGGGGGAGCCGTTAGTAGTTCTACTTTAGCATCTGCTTCTGCTGGAAGTGGTACTATCAACGCATCTGACTCGGTAGAAGTAAGTGGTAAGCTTCCAGACATTAAATCTGCTGGTATTATAAGTTCATCAGCTTACATCGCTGATCCAGTTGTTCAACAGATATTTGGGCTTCCGTTAAAACCCTCTGGTCGTTCTGGCGATATTACAGTTAATACTAATAAACTGAGTGTCAATAATGGTGGCTTAATAACTGTAAATAATGATGGAGAAGGTGACGCTGGTATTCTTAGAATTAATGCTAGTAATATTTTATTAAAAAATCAGGGACGAATTTCAGCAGCTACTGCTTCAGGGGAGGGAGGAAATGTAGATTTACAAACACGAAAATTGCAAATCATAGATGGTAGCTCAATTACTACTACTGCTAATGGAATAGGGAGCGGAGGCAACCTTGGTATTAATACTGACACGCTAGTTGCCCTAAGAAATAGCGATATTACAGCTAATGCCTTTAAGGGACGCGGCGGCAATATTCAAATTACTACTCAAGGGCTATTTCTATCTCCAGATAGCGATATTACAGCAAGCTCCCAGTTCGGAATTGATGGTAATATAAATATTCAAACATTTGGATTAGATATTAGAAACAGCATTACCCCCCTACAAAATAGGTTGGTCACTACAGAACAAGTGACCGCAGGCAGTTGTTTAGCTCGTCGCAACGTTGAGCGCGGTAGTTTTCTCATCACTGGTACTGGCGGTTTGCCCATCAATCCTTATTCTGGAATTGAAAGATGGGACAATCTAACAGAAGTCCAATCAGTAGAAAATGAAAAAGCTCAATCTCAAGAATTGTCACTGCCACCAGTTAATAACAATGCTAACCAGAGTTTATCTAGAAAATGGCAGCCAGGAGATCCAATTGTTGAAGCGCAAGCCTTAATTCTGAAAGCAGACGGTCGTGCCTCGCTGATAGCTTCGTCACCCCAACCAGAAATATCCAATGCTGATTTGCAGGTTTGTCAGGCAGAGCAAGCAAAATCCTAAAGTAAACATCAATCACGAATCATAATCAAAAATAATTATGATTTAGAAACTTACTAGCTAAGGACAAAATCTTAGAATGGTGCAACTCGAACAGAAAATGAAATCCCATTGTCTTGAAGCGAGTTGCCTTGCCGCTCGATAGAGATAAGTGGAATACCCCAATCCAAACTAGCTGATAACGAGTCATTCAACTGCCACCGCAACCCCAATCCTGTACTCAAAAGCGTCCCATCCGCAGAGTTTGCTTCATTATTGCCGTTGCTCCAGATTGTTCCTGCATCAATAAAAGGAACAATTTGCAACAACCCAAAGCCTTCAGGATCTCGAACAATGGGCAAACGTAGTTCTACCGTACCAGCAATCCCATTATCCCCTACTCGCTGGCTTGTTCTGTAGCTTCGTACCGTATCCACGCCGCCAATCGCAAACTGCTCTAGGGGCAATAAAGAATCGAGTGTCAGTTGGGCAGCGATACGCGAGATCACTACCGCGTCTTTCTGCTCGTTCAATGCCTGTACCCATTGCGCTTGTCCTTGCCAACTGAAAAATCGTCCATCTGTACCCGTGTTATTAACAGTGGCATCCAATACTCCCACGCCCAAGCTAAAAGTAGACCTGGCGGCTAATACTGTGTTAGGGCTACGGCGATTAAGCCAGTCAGTGCTAAACCGTAAGACGCTAACTTTGGACTCCCCATTCTCCGGTCCTTCGGTAAAAGAGAAAGGTTCGTCGTCAAACAAAAACGTGCGGCTGCGACGCAACTGAGCAGACACCCCAAATGCCAATTCCTCTGTCGGAGTAAGAATAACTGGTTGGCGAAAATCAAAAGCGTAGGTTTGAGCGCGCCCTGTAATATCAAGCGGTGCGAAAGGCTCAGAGATAATTCTATTTCTGCCTCTGGTGTAGCGAAAGCCAAGTTTACCATTACGAGCATTAATGGGAATTTCATAACTAAAGCTGTAACTATTTACCCCTTTGGTAATTCCTACTGCTGCATTGAAGCGATCGCCTACTCCTAGCAAATTGTTGTAACCTAAAGCTGCTGTCGCACCAACAGAACCCACGCTAGGGACTTCCCGATTATCGATAACTAAAGCAGCATCTATTGGCGGAGCTTCCTTGAACTTCACAATCAGAACATTTAGCCCAGGTCTTGTCCCGGCTGTTAGTTCAGCTTGCACTTGGCTAAAGAGGGGGTCGTTTTGCAGCAGTTGTAATCCTGCATTTAATTGTTGTAGGTTCAGGGGTTTAGAACCCGCAAGGCGAAGGCGAGAACGTACATAACCTGGTTTCAACCTTGTTAAGCCGTAAATGTCAATTCTTTCTAATTCTCCTTCTATTATTTGAACTTGGACTACGCCATCGTCAATCTCTTGGGGAGGCAAGAATGCCCCTGATGTTTCATAACCATTGCTAACGTACAATTCATTTATTGCCGTTCTGATCTCTAATAACTGTTCATAACTTAATTCTTGCCCTACAAATGGGCGTACAGCCTGTGTTAGTTCTTCAGAAGAAAAGACTGTACTTCCATTTACTTCTATCTTCTTTACTTTGACTTTTGTGGTTACAGCAGGAGTAAGAGGAGGGCTAGGAGATAGCTTGGGCGCAAGCAGGGGTGAAGGATTAGGAGTTGGTAGTGTGCTGGGTAAAGGTGGTGGTGTAGGTTGTTCTTCAAGAGTTCCTAATGGAATAGAAGGAACTTGAGCAATAACTTTTCTAGATTGCTTGTAGTCTACTGCACTAGCAGACATCTTTGCTAAGATAGGATAATTCCAGCATAAGCACATCGAACTTGTGCAAGCCATGAGTAAGTAAAAGTTCATGAAATAATGGGGCGATCTTTAAAATTTGCGGTCAATCTGCCTGTTTGAGTTAGCTCTTGGCAAAACTGAAGACTTCGATAGTGAATTAGATTTTACTCTATTTATTCCTCAAAAATTGAGCTATGGCAATCAAAATTTTAATTGCAGATGACGAAATACTTTTTAAGCGAGTAATTAATCACTTCTTTGATTTACGAATTAAAGAGGGTAAGTACGAATTTTATTACGCTACCGATGGTAAGGAAGCTTTGGAGAAACTTACCTCTGGGCTGAAAATAGATATAGTGCTGGTTGATATTCGGATGCCAGAGATGGATGGTCTAACATTAATCAAAAAATTAAATGAAAAAGGTGTCCCGGCTAAAACAATCATCATTTCTGCTTATCCAGATATACCTAATATTAGGAAAGCAATGAATGAGGGAACATTTGATTTTTTAGTCAAACCAATTGACCTTAAAGAACTAGAAGAATGTATTAACAAGCTTTTTCAGCTAAATAAACAAAGTACGAAGTTAGCAAGACCAGCAGAAACTAAACAAGCTGGGAAAATTAAGTCTCTACTGTCTGACCCCTCAAGTCAGAAAATAACTCCAAGTATTGCTTATAAGATCGTTAAACAATTACAAGTACCTCAGCAAATTGGAGTTATCAATCGGCTGATCGAAAACTTCAATATTGAAGAAATAGACGATCTTAAATATAGACTAGAATCTCAAGAATATATTGCGCTTGAGAGACAAGAAAAGAGGGAGGAGATTGCCCAGGAAGTTTATGAGCGCTTGGGATTGGATCAACAAAAGTTACCTCTACTTGCTCTAGAACAGGGATATATTGAGGAGCGAGTTGTGCAAAGAAAGTCTGCTTCTGGAGAAATTAAAGAACCCAGTATTCACCTATATCTACGCTGGACTGATGAGGGATGCAAAGGGTACTATTTAGGACCAGCCGCCGCTCTTGATGAAAAAGCCAAAACTATCCTTTCCATAATAGGCTACTCTCAGGATGAAAAACAGTTCGCTCAAGCTTTACCTAAAAAAGACGTGATAGAACCACCGAGCAACGATACTATAGAGGTAAAATCTACGTTTAAGAACCCAATTAGACTGTATGGCAAAGATTTTAAAGCGAAATAGCTATTTTATAAGATTTAGAATCACAAACAAAATAATTGTGTTTATAAAGTTGTGAGAAGATTTTGACGGTTTAATCAATCCTGCGAATGACATTGGTTGCATTTCACCCAATTTCAATTATCCGAAAGTATCATTTCTATTTCCGCAATCAATCGTTCTAGTTTTTTTTGTTTTTTAGCATCAGTTAATGCTTTGGTCTGTTTTAGTTGCTTCGCTATTATTAAAATTCGGTCTGCAATCTCATTTTTTGGAGATTTATCGCTCTCCTCTGGCTTTAACCTTAATTTAACAGAGGTAACTAAAGCCTTAGTTTCAGAAACGCTTAAGTCTTGTTCTAAGACTATTTTTATTATTTTGTCTCTTTCTTGATAAGCTTCTTCTTCAGAAACGTTTAATCCTTTGCCAGATATTGACGCAATAGCAAGCGCGTGAGCGCCCTTCAGTCCTTGTTACCGGATAGCTATTTTCAAATCCGTAGGTAGAGATAGCATCGGGAGTAAATTTGCCTTAACAGATCCCGGATTTAGCCCTAAGTCTAACAGCACCATTAGTAAGCTTTGTTCTTTTTCAGTAACCTTCATAGAAGCTAGGGCAGAGGTTTGTTCTTGGCTACTAACACCTACAAGCTGGGTTAATAACTTATTTTTTCCATCCCGTTCAATCCGTTTTAAAACAGTAGCTAAGGTAGTAGAGATTTCTCCAGATTCAAGTTTTGTTATCTTAGTAACTTCTCGCACGATAGCTTCAGCTTTATCGAGCGGATTCAAGTCTTCAAAATGAAGAAAAGTAAGCAAGGAGTCATGATTGAGGTCTTTAGGCATTGGCACAATTACCGTAGAAATTGTTTCCCATCCTAAAGCCTTTGCCGCTTCCCATCGTAATTGCCCGTCTAGAAGTATGTAACGATTATTTTCTTGAGGGATTAAAATTATCGGAGTGATTTGACCGTGCTTACTTAGAGAATGAGCTTTTACAGTGATAGCGGAGGCTGGGATAGTTTGTCTTGGTTGCTCTGGATTAGGATCGATTAAATCGACTTTTACTTGCTTTTTACCCGACAATTCTAGTTGTTCGCGTAACGAATCAATTTGCAACTCTAATTGTTCTGTTTGGGAATTGGTTCTTAATTTCTGAATTTCCTCTTGTAGTTCGATAATCTTGTTTTCTTGAACAGTTTTTTGGACTGCGCCACTAAATCTATCGCCTATTTTTGGTAGTACCATTATTTGTTGCCAGTTTTGATTAAGTTACTTAGATCGTTAGCGATCGCCTTAAAGTCGTTGCAAGCTTGATGAGCCGGACGATATTTTTGTAAAGGTAATCCATTTGCTGAGGCATTTTTAAATTCACTGGAATCGCGGATTTTAGGATATACCTTAATTTTTAGTGTTTCAGCTATAGCAGGCAGTTGTTGCAAATAAGATTTGTGGATAGCCCGTCTTTCATCGTACATACTTGGGACAAATCCTAATATTGGCGGTCGGGGACTAAGGTGTAGTTCATCTGCTGTAGTTATACACCACTCGACCAATTCTGCGGCTCCGGCTATGCTTTTCATCTCTAACTGGACTGGAACCAAAATATAATTACTAGCAGCTAGAGCATTCACGTTTAGCATTCCCAAGGTTGCCGGACAATCTAAGATCGTTAAATCGTGAGGTAATGGATAGGACTTTAATCTGTCAGCAAGTACATACTCTCCGCGCTTGCGAATTACAAGCTCGTTAGCTACTTCACTTAATCGTGGATGACCCTGACATACTTCTACTTTATCGTTGCCCCAACAAGAAACCAAAGGATAGTTGCCTTTAAAATCTTTAGAAAACAACTGAGCTATAGTGCGATCGCTTTCCGATGCTGGTAATCCGCAAAAAACATCTAGGGATCTTTGCGGATCTAGGTCAAGTAAGGCAACAGAAAAGTTGCGACGACTCATTTCGTAGGCTAGGTGTACGCCTAAAGTCGTTTTTCCTACGCCACCAGCATTTGCCAAAATTGAGAGGACAATGGACATAGTAGAAAATAACAGTCCTATTATTTGTGTCGTATATTAAAATACTACAGCTTAGATCGCTTTTTCGGGAGGTGCATACTAAGCTCTCAACCTTCTACAATTTGGGTTACTAAGCTAGTAATAGAACTAGCCTGTTATCCGTCCTTATTAGTGTGCTTGAGCATACTATGCGATCGCTTGCTCAAAAAATTATTTTCAGAACTGGAAAATTACCAGTAATGCGATCGCGCTTTCAACTACCGCAAACTTTCACAAGCTACCCCATCAGAATCGCCGTCCAGTCTAAATTTATCCCCAGGAAAAGCCTTTAGCACTTGCTGCGCCTGAGCCTGAGTTTTGAAATCGCTACAATTGCAATCGCTATTGGTGCAATTTGGTAGGGATTGAGTTTTTACAGATGGAGCTACTTTAACTGTCTGAGGATTACTACTAAGCTTCCCCCGCCTGTAATCCCAAGGCATCACAGGTGACTTTTGATTCCAAAAGCCAAACCGTTGCTTTTTCGCTTGTGTTTCTGCCTGTAAATACTGGTCTTTAGTAGCAGCACACCCACTGAGGTACTGGCGGTAAACCACTGCTTGACCGTCTTTGACCATTTGCAAGTTAACCGATTTCTTTCCCGCATATAACTCGGCTACAGTCCTACCATAGAGATCGCGCGTTATCGTGCGGACTTGTACCGCCGTACCTGGGGGTAGCAATTGCTTGAGCCTAGAAGTCGATTGTTGTCCCCAAGGATTTTGAGCGCGTTCTGGAGCGTCAACGCAAGCAAGTCGTACTGTGGTCACTTGACCTGACTTACGGACACGCAGGGTATCGCCGTCGCCTATGCTGATGACGGTAGCGGGGGTATTCTGAGCTAGGGCTATGGAGGGCGCTAACAATAGGGGGAAAACTAAAAAGGTTCTAGCTAATAAGCTTTTCAAGGGGATTTTGCAGAGTTAGGAAGTGGATGCTATTAGTATTCCCAAATTATTAACACCTTAAACAATTTACTGCTTAATTTTCCACATCCGGTCGTCAAACTTAAATTCTAACGGTGGCTCCAAAGTAATCTGCAAATCAGGGTACTGAGGATTAAGCAGGTAGTTAAATTCGACGGGAACAATAGCGGATGGAACTCTAAGCACGGCTGTCTCTTGCTTTTGTAACCACTGCTTACCAATATTCTGCAAAACAGGATAAGCGGCTATACTTTGCCAATTCTCCGGTAAGCTATCTACGTCTACTACCGTCATCGCAATGTTTTCTGGCAAAAAAGCACGGATAGCAACCAAAGGAATGCGATCGCTCTCGGTATGGACAAAAACCTCTAGGCTTGCAAGAGCTAAACTTTCAGCCGTATAAACAACCTTAAATCCTTGAGGAGTCCATCTTGCTGAAGCGTAAAGCCCACCCATCCCAGAAAAGGCGCTATCCAGGTGTTTTCGGTTACAAATTCGCCAAACCTGCACTACCCAAACATCCCATATTCAGCACGATACAGCATTTCTTCAACGGTTTTAGCTCCAGCATCGGTAGCTAGGGCTTGTAAGGGTGTTTCTCCCGACAGTGCAGTTTTTGGAGTAGAAAGCCAGCGCTTAGTTTCGCCTTCGTCCTCAAATAACTCCAGCGCTTGTTTAACAATACGGTTAAAGCGTTCTATTCTATCAACAACAGCTATTTTGAGGACGAGATTTTGCTTTTCATAGCGAAACTGAGTGCTTTCGGGGATGCCAAATAAGTATCTTATATCGGTTTTGTTTAAATCAAAGCGTTTGGCTATCTCTTTAATAGAGTGATACTTTTTGTCGCTTGTTGAAGCATTCTGTTGTTTGCCCACTGCGACTGCACGAAATGAATCAACTTGGGTAGTAGCTTTAACCATAATTGTTTTACTTCATTTGATATTTTAATTCTATCAAATGAAACTCACCAATAGTTTTACTGTTTTTGCATCACCGCCAAAACCTTTCGCGCTACCTCCACCGGAACTAATGCCGAGGCTGCCGCATCCCGCAGGCGATCGCCCTGGTGCAGCGCGGCAATTATTCTCTGTGATGAGGGTTTAGCAAGGAAATTTTGGTGTAAATTTGCTGATATGCGATCGCTGACCTGCCCATCTGCTAAAACCATAGAGAGAAAATCATCCTGCTTGCCGCCGATAACCTCTTGCTCTACTTTTGATAGCACTTTTGCTTGCATTTGGTGCAGGTCGCGTTCTACTACTTGAGTTTCGTTCGTGAACTTAAAGTATTCCGTTAAACTGCCGATTGGGTAGTTGAATTCAGAGTAGCGATATTTAAAATAACGTTCCACGTTGGCTCGATGGGCCCAAGTTCCCAGCACTTCAATTTTTACTACCTCATAATGCGATCGCATATCTCGATATATTTCTACTAGCCTACTGTCGATAGAACGAGTTGTTATACCGATTTTGTGAAACACCTGCCCATCAGCCTGCACTTTCAGGTAGTACAAACTAGCTTCCAAAATTTTCCGCATCTGAGCGCTGTAAATCCGCAGATCAGCCAAGCGAACCCGTAGCTCCTCAAGCGGCAGCACCGAGCCAGAGTTGTCGAAAATAGTAGCCTCCAGGTGTGCCAGCTTTTGCTCTATCAATGGCTCTTGTACACTATTGAATACGGATAGAGGCAATGTGCCAACCGGGATTTGCCCTAGCTGAGTAAATTGGTAAGCTTTTCGCTCTGTCGCGGCGTTTACGTTTGGCGAAGTCTCTAGTAAATTTTCTCTGGTAAAAGCTGGTAATACCTCTAGGCGGTCGATGCCATTATTGTGAGCCTTGTGTCTTTGCCAAAGTTTTTTTAGCTGCTCTAGCTCCTCGCCTGTCAAATAGATATTGAAAGCATCGTACAACGGTAAATGCGGTACGTCGCGCGGCTCTCGCTTGATAACTAAGTTGCAAGTTTCTCCAGCGTGGGCGAAATGATGCTCTTTAATCTTGCCTTTTTTGGCGATTAGTGCTTTGCCACAGTACGGACATATTAAATTAGTTCTCCCACTGGCTACATCCTCAATTTCGATTAGTTGATTATCGGTATCAACGCCGTACCTCAGCCACATACAAATCTCGCTTCTTACTTGACAGCTTCCTATAAAACCATTTGTTAAATGTCAAGTGTTTTACGTGTCGCGACAGAGTATTGTCGGTTAGTTGACGCGAAAAGGAAGTTCAGATCGAAACGACAACTACAGATCGCTTGCGAATAGAAACATAAAAAATAGCTCGGTTAGGATGATTGAGAATTATTCGAGCGATTAGTAGCAGCCTGACGACGGTAGCTGTCAGACTTAATCTCAAAGATCGTGCCATGATGAACTAAGCGGTCTACAGCAGCAACCGTCATCATTGAATCGGAAAAAATCGTATCCCACTGACTGAAAGGCTGATTAGCAGTGATGAGAAGACTTTTGCGCTCATAGCGATGAGCAATCAACTCAAACAAGACCGAAGTTTCCGCCTCAGACTTTTTGACATAGCCCAGATCGTCAAGCACCAGCAAGTCGAAGCGGTCGAGCTTTCTGAGTAAAGCTGGCAGTTGCAATTGCAGTTTAGCGTGCTGCAACTCTTGGACTAGAGCATTAGCCGCAAAGAACTTAGCCCGCTTGCCCAACTCCACCATCCGACGAGTTAAACCAGCAGCCAGATGAGTCTTCCCTACTCCAGAGGGACCAAAAATTAGACAATTTCCAGCCCGCTCCAACCAAGCAGGATCTTCAGCCAACTGCATTAGCGGTGCAGGATTGAACTGAGGGCAATGCCTAAAATCAAAGTTGGAAAAACTTTTTGCGGTGGGAAGTTGAGCTTCGGCGAGGGTCCGTTGCAACCGGAGCGCGTTGCGGCGATGTGTTTCTTGTTCGCATAATGCTAGTAAGAATTTGGCATAAGACCATTGCTCCTGTATAGCCTGGTGTTCCAATGATTCCCAGTGAGCGAGCATATGAGTCAGTTTGAGTTGCTTGAGGTAAAGAATTAGCTGCTGGTGAGGACTGGGGGCTATTATTGGGGAAATCGGACTGGGGATTATGCCCGTGGGGTTTGGACTCAATGAGTTGGTCATAGCTAGAGAGATCGTGTTGTGTAACGGTCAATTGTGGAAAACTTTCAAGACAATGCTGCCGAAATTGCTGTTGGAGTCTTTTTAGAGTTAGGGTTTGAGCTTTTAATTCTCGTTCTAAATAGTCAGCGACA
Coding sequences within:
- a CDS encoding RES family NAD+ phosphorylase; the protein is MQVWRICNRKHLDSAFSGMGGLYASARWTPQGFKVVYTAESLALASLEVFVHTESDRIPLVAIRAFLPENIAMTVVDVDSLPENWQSIAAYPVLQNIGKQWLQKQETAVLRVPSAIVPVEFNYLLNPQYPDLQITLEPPLEFKFDDRMWKIKQ
- the parS gene encoding type II RES/Xre toxin-antitoxin system antitoxin, coding for MVKATTQVDSFRAVAVGKQQNASTSDKKYHSIKEIAKRFDLNKTDIRYLFGIPESTQFRYEKQNLVLKIAVVDRIERFNRIVKQALELFEDEGETKRWLSTPKTALSGETPLQALATDAGAKTVEEMLYRAEYGMFG
- a CDS encoding GIY-YIG nuclease family protein, translated to MWLRYGVDTDNQLIEIEDVASGRTNLICPYCGKALIAKKGKIKEHHFAHAGETCNLVIKREPRDVPHLPLYDAFNIYLTGEELEQLKKLWQRHKAHNNGIDRLEVLPAFTRENLLETSPNVNAATERKAYQFTQLGQIPVGTLPLSVFNSVQEPLIEQKLAHLEATIFDNSGSVLPLEELRVRLADLRIYSAQMRKILEASLYYLKVQADGQVFHKIGITTRSIDSRLVEIYRDMRSHYEVVKIEVLGTWAHRANVERYFKYRYSEFNYPIGSLTEYFKFTNETQVVERDLHQMQAKVLSKVEQEVIGGKQDDFLSMVLADGQVSDRISANLHQNFLAKPSSQRIIAALHQGDRLRDAAASALVPVEVARKVLAVMQKQ
- the istB gene encoding IS21-like element helper ATPase IstB translates to MLYLKQLKLTHMLAHWESLEHQAIQEQWSYAKFLLALCEQETHRRNALRLQRTLAEAQLPTAKSFSNFDFRHCPQFNPAPLMQLAEDPAWLERAGNCLIFGPSGVGKTHLAAGLTRRMVELGKRAKFFAANALVQELQHAKLQLQLPALLRKLDRFDLLVLDDLGYVKKSEAETSVLFELIAHRYERKSLLITANQPFSQWDTIFSDSMMTVAAVDRLVHHGTIFEIKSDSYRRQAATNRSNNSQSS